Genomic DNA from Candidatus Schekmanbacteria bacterium:
ATACTCTTCCTGTATATGGCGTCGCCGCTGCATTTCGCTGATAGCCCTTTCCATTGAACCGGTTATAGTATCTGCATACATTATTACCTGTCCATTTATGTTTCTTGCCGCTCTGCCAGCAGTCTGTATGAGAGATGTTTCAGACCTTAAAAAACCTTCTTTGTCTGCATCAAGGATTGCAACCAATGTAACTTCTGGAATATCAAGCCCCTCTCTTAAAAGATTTATTCCTATCAATACATCGAATTTATCCATTCTAAGATCGCGAATAATTCTAATTCTGTCCAAAGTATCAATTTCAGAATGAAGATATTTTACCCTAATTCCTGCTTCCCTATAGTAGTCTGTCAAGTCTTCAGCCATTCTTTTTGTCAAAGTCGTAACAAGAATCTTTTCTCCTTTGGCAGTCCTTTTTCTTATTTCTTCAAAAAGATCGTCAACCTGATTTCTCGCCGGTTTTACAAGCACCTCAGGGTCGATAAGCCCGGTTGGACGCACTATCTGTTCTATGACTCTGCCTTGAGCCGCATTCAACTCATAAGGACCTGGGGTAGCCGAAACAAAGATTACATTTTTTATCCTTTCTTCAAATTCTTCGAATGTCAGAGGCCTGTTGTCAAGTGCCGATGGAAGACGAAAACCAAAATCGACGAGTGATTTTTTTCTGGAATAGTCTCCTCTATACATACCGCCAATCTGAGGCACAGTTACATGACTTTCATCTATTATAATCAAAAAATCCTCCTTAAAATATTCAAGAAGCGTATTTGGAGGTTCACCGGGCTTTCTTCCATCTAAATGCCTCGAATAATTTTCAATCCCTTGACAAAATCCTATCTCCTTGATCATTTCAATGTCGTATAAAGTTCTTTGCTTCAATCTCTGCGCTTCTAAAGTCTTCCCTCTTTCAAGAAACCATGCAACGCGCTCTTCAAGCTCCGCTGATATAGATTCTATTGCGGATTTCAATCTATCAGGAAAGGTTACATAATGGCTGTTGGGATGGATAGTAACAAAATCTGTCATTCCTTTTTTCTTCCCTGTCAAAGGGTCAAAGAGATATATTCTCTCCACTTCATCACCAAACAACTCAATCCTTACTCCGTCATCTTCATAGGCAGGAAATATGTCTATAACATCGCCTCTTACCCTGAATGTTCCTCTTTTAAAGTCTATATCATTTCTCGAATATTGGATATCTACGAGTTTTTCAGTTATCTCTTCTCTGGTCATTCTTTTGCCTACTGATGCAGAAAAATGCATTGCATCATAAGTTTCAGGAGAACCAAGGCCATAAATACAGGACACACTTGCCACAACAATGACATCTTTTCTTTCAAGAATTGCCCTTGTTGCTCTGTGGCGCATTTTTTCAATATCTTCATTTATAGATGTTTCTTTTTCAATATATGTATCTGTTTGGGGAATATATGCTTCAGGTTGGTAATAATCATAATAGCTGACGAAATATTCAACGGCGTTGTTAGGAAAAAAAGATTTAAACTCAGTGTATAGCTGAGCCGCCAGTGTTTTGTTGTGGGCAATTACAAGAGTGGGTTTTTGGACTGCTTCAATAACTTTTGCCACTGTATATGTTTTTCCCGACCCGGTAACTCCAAGTAGTACCTGCGCCTTAATATTATTAAGCACACCATTTGCCAATTCTTTGATTGCTTTTGGCTGGTCACCAGTGGGGAAAAACTTGGAATCAACTTTGAATGTTTGCTCAGGCATCCTTACAGATTTCATTGAGAACGAGTTTGATAGTATTTTTTAAACTTTCGTTATAAATAAATCCTGATGCGTTTTTATGTCCTCCACCTCCGAAATGAATCGCCACTTCCGAAACATCATATTTGTCATTTGAGCGAAGGCTTACTTTTGTCATATTTTCAGCTATTTCCTTAAAAAAAATGCTCACATCTATTCCTTCAGTTTCATTGATCCTGTCTATAAATCCCTCTGTATCATTGTTGTCTGCATTGGTTTTATTAAAATCTTTTACTGTTAAATAAGTCCAGCAAACTTTTTTATTTACAGTCGTTTTCAGGCGGGACAGAGCAATAGCGAGTAGGTGTTGTGAATTGATGCGTCTGTTTTCAAATATGTTTTTTGATATTTCCCTTACAGAAATACCTTTTTTAACAAGTTCATAACATACCTTGAAAGTTGATTTAGATGCATTGGAATATCTCAATCCTCCTGTATCAAAGAAAATTCCAGTAAAGAGGCAGGTGGCAATTTTTTCGTCAATATCCACTTTTAGATGTTTTACCAAATAATAAATGATTTCTGATGTCGAAGACGCTAATGGATTAATGATATTATTTTCCGGGTCATTTGGGTTTGTCTTATGATGGTCGATATAAAGAATTGGATATTTGATCTTATCCTTTTTTATTACATAGCCGTTTCTTTCAGGGCTTTCGCAATCGAGAATGATGGCGATATCATATTTATTATGTATTCTCTTCTGTTGCTTTATCCTGTCTGAATCAGGCAAAAATCTTAAGTTTTCAGGCAACGGAGAAAAATTTACGATTTCTGCATCGATTCCCTTTTTTTTGAGGAGATAATAAAAGGCAAGTTCAGAACCAATTGCGTCTGCATCAGGATTTCTATGAGTAGAAATAATGGCTGTACTGCATTTTTCAAGCAATTTTTCAACTTTTCTAAAATTATTTTTCAGCGTTTTCATCCTTCAAGGATTTTAAGATGTTATTGATTTTATCTCCATATTCAGCTGAAGAATCATAGACAAACGCCAATTGTGGTATTCTCTTGAGGACGAGATTCTTTTTAAGACATTTTCTTATAAATCCCGATGCGCTTTCAAGCCCCTTAATCAATTCTTCTTTATTTTCTTCTGTAACTGAGCTGAAAAAAACCTTTGACAATGAAAGGTCTTTGGTCGTTTCAACAGAAGTTATTGTAACCATGCGTATTCTCGGGTCTTTTACCTCTCTTGCAATGATTATAGAGATTTCATCTCTTATAAGAGAATTTACTCTATCAATTCGGCTGAACATTGTTTTTATCTGTTAAGAATATTCTTTGAGTTATAAAATTTCCCTTTGGCAGTCTATAATGCGTACATTTCCATTCAGTTCTATGTTATTTATGATCTTATCAATCATACTTTCTACCAATTTTCTGCTGCTGTTGACGGCTGCAATGCCTAACTCACACCTTTGCCACAAATCCTGGTCTCCTACTTCAGCTATCGATATGTTGAATTTGCCCTTGATTTTTTCTTTTATACTTCTCACAATCTGACGCTTAGTCTTCAAAGATCTGCTTCCGGGTATCAGCAGGGTTATTTTTAAAACTCCCACTGTCATAGAAAGGTATCCGTGTGACTAAAGTTTTCTTTTAACTTCTTCCCTTACAAAAGCTTCTATAATATCATCAACCTTTATGTCATTGAAATTTTCAATTCTTATTCCACATTCATAGCCCGCGGGGACTTCTTTTACATCATCTTTAAATCTCTTCAAAGAGGCAAGCTTCCCTTCATAAATTATTACATTATCTCTAACTAATCTCACATTTGAATTTCTTTCAATCTTACCATCAAGCACATATGAGCCGGCAACTTTACCAACTTTACTGATATGAAAGACTTCTCTTACCTGAGCTCTTCCTATTTGCTGCTCTTTTATCCTTGGTTCAAGAAGACCTTCCATAGTAGATTTCATTTCATCAATCAAGTCATAGATAACAGTATAGAAGTGCATATCAACCTTTTCTTGTTCAGCCAAAGCAACTGCTTTTGCAGAAGGCCTTACATTAAACCCGATGATGATGGCATTGGATGCAGAAGCAAGTATCACATCGCTTTCATTCACTCCACCTGTTGCAGAATGTATAATTTTGACTTTGACATCGCTGGTAGATAATTTATTCAAAGAATCCTCTATTGCCTGTGCTGACCCGTGTACATCGGTTTTGAGAATTATCCTCAGTTCTTTGGCTATACCGCTTTTTATCTGCTCTGAAAGTTCTTCAAGAGTGATTTTTTTTGCGGCACTGAAAGAAGCTTCCTTTTTCTTCTGTAAGCGCATAATTGCCATTTGTTTTGCTGCTTTCTCATCTTCCGTCACTGTAAAAGTGTCTCCTGCTTCGGGAACACCTGAAAATCCCAAGACCATAACCGGCATTGATGGTCCTGCGGAAAGAAGTCTTTTCCCCTTATCATCGAAGAGAGCCCTCACTTTACCACTATTCGTGCCAGCTATAAATGGGTCTCCTATTCTGAGTGTTCCTTTTTGTATGAGTACAGTAGCAACAGGTCCTCTTTTTTTATCAAGTTTTGACTCAATTATAGTGCCAACAGCTCTTCTCTTCGGGTTGGCTTTTAGTTCAAGAAGCTCAGCTTGCAGTAGGATTAGTTCAAGAAGATCATTAATGTTGATTCTTTTCTTGGCTGAAATATCTACGAATATTGTGTCGCCACCCCACTCTTCCGGAACGAGTCCAAGTTCAGAAAGTGCAGTCCTTACTTTTTGAGGGTCGGCATTCGGTTTATCAATTTTATTGACAGCAACGATAATAGGCACACCAGCCGCTCTTGCATGGTCAATAGCTTCCTTTGTCTGAGGCATAACACCATCATCAGCCGCAACGATAAGCACAACGATATCAGTTACTTGCGCCCCCCTTGCTCTCATAGCAGTAAAAGCATGATGTCCCGGTGTATCGAGGAAAACAATTGTTCCCTTTTCATGTTTAACATGATAAGCCCCAATATGCTGAGTTATCCCGCCAGCTTCTCCTGCAATTACATTCGTTTCTCTAATTGCATCCAAGAGTGATGTTTTTCCATGGTCAACATGTCCCATTATTGTAACTACTGGTGGACGAGGCTCGAGGTTTTCTTCTTCTTCCTCCTCTTCTAAAGCTTCTTCCTCCTCTAATTTGGCAATCTTTATTTCAGTATCATAGCTCATACCAATGAGCTCTATGGTATCCGAATCAAGAGACTGATTTATATTTGCCATAACTCCTAAGCCTATAAGCTTCCCCATCAACTCTTTAACTGGAACATTCATCTTTTCGGCGACCTCTTTTACAGTCGCACCCTCATTGATCTCTATTACTTTTTCTTTGGGCGCTTCTTCCTCTTTTTCAACTGCGCTTTTATCTTCTACAAGCGTTAATTGGGGTTTTTCAGCTTCCTTTGAAGGAGTTGGTGTCTCCTTTATGGCTTCTTCGGTTTTTACAGCTTTTTCAACTGAAGTACTCTCTGATCCCTTTTTCTCAATTTTTTCTTTCTTCTTTTCTATAGCAGGTTCGACGACAGTCAATTCAGCTTTCTTTGAAGGTTTCTTTTCTTCTTTCTCTTTTTTCCCTTTTTTACTGACTTTGGCTGCAGCTTCCTTCTTTACGCTTGCCGTCGATTTATCTTTTGCTGATTTTGGTGCCTTTTTTTCTTTTGCTTTTGTAGCCCTTTTAGCCGGTTCTTTCTTCCCTGCTTTTTTTGATGAATACATCTTCAAAACAAGTTCAACTTTCTCAGGATCCAGCACATTCATATGGCTTGTAACCTTTATACCTTCAGAATTG
This window encodes:
- the uvrB gene encoding excinuclease ABC subunit UvrB, which encodes MPEQTFKVDSKFFPTGDQPKAIKELANGVLNNIKAQVLLGVTGSGKTYTVAKVIEAVQKPTLVIAHNKTLAAQLYTEFKSFFPNNAVEYFVSYYDYYQPEAYIPQTDTYIEKETSINEDIEKMRHRATRAILERKDVIVVASVSCIYGLGSPETYDAMHFSASVGKRMTREEITEKLVDIQYSRNDIDFKRGTFRVRGDVIDIFPAYEDDGVRIELFGDEVERIYLFDPLTGKKKGMTDFVTIHPNSHYVTFPDRLKSAIESISAELEERVAWFLERGKTLEAQRLKQRTLYDIEMIKEIGFCQGIENYSRHLDGRKPGEPPNTLLEYFKEDFLIIIDESHVTVPQIGGMYRGDYSRKKSLVDFGFRLPSALDNRPLTFEEFEERIKNVIFVSATPGPYELNAAQGRVIEQIVRPTGLIDPEVLVKPARNQVDDLFEEIRKRTAKGEKILVTTLTKRMAEDLTDYYREAGIRVKYLHSEIDTLDRIRIIRDLRMDKFDVLIGINLLREGLDIPEVTLVAILDADKEGFLRSETSLIQTAGRAARNINGQVIMYADTITGSMERAISEMQRRRHIQEEYNKKYSIEPKSIEKEISETVREMCERDYYEIPCEEEVMSREEEDMKKSIPELEELMKNAAEMLDFETAAYYRDLIRKKVS
- a CDS encoding bifunctional oligoribonuclease/PAP phosphatase NrnA; amino-acid sequence: MKTLKNNFRKVEKLLEKCSTAIISTHRNPDADAIGSELAFYYLLKKKGIDAEIVNFSPLPENLRFLPDSDRIKQQKRIHNKYDIAIILDCESPERNGYVIKKDKIKYPILYIDHHKTNPNDPENNIINPLASSTSEIIYYLVKHLKVDIDEKIATCLFTGIFFDTGGLRYSNASKSTFKVCYELVKKGISVREISKNIFENRRINSQHLLAIALSRLKTTVNKKVCWTYLTVKDFNKTNADNNDTEGFIDRINETEGIDVSIFFKEIAENMTKVSLRSNDKYDVSEVAIHFGGGGHKNASGFIYNESLKNTIKLVLNEICKDA
- the rbfA gene encoding 30S ribosome-binding factor RbfA codes for the protein MFSRIDRVNSLIRDEISIIIAREVKDPRIRMVTITSVETTKDLSLSKVFFSSVTEENKEELIKGLESASGFIRKCLKKNLVLKRIPQLAFVYDSSAEYGDKINNILKSLKDENAEK
- a CDS encoding DUF503 domain-containing protein, whose translation is MTVGVLKITLLIPGSRSLKTKRQIVRSIKEKIKGKFNISIAEVGDQDLWQRCELGIAAVNSSRKLVESMIDKIINNIELNGNVRIIDCQREIL
- a CDS encoding translation initiation factor IF-2, whose amino-acid sequence is MAQGERIHSLAKKLGIKSAELIEKLNSEGIKVTSHMNVLDPEKVELVLKMYSSKKAGKKEPAKRATKAKEKKAPKSAKDKSTASVKKEAAAKVSKKGKKEKEEKKPSKKAELTVVEPAIEKKKEKIEKKGSESTSVEKAVKTEEAIKETPTPSKEAEKPQLTLVEDKSAVEKEEEAPKEKVIEINEGATVKEVAEKMNVPVKELMGKLIGLGVMANINQSLDSDTIELIGMSYDTEIKIAKLEEEEALEEEEEEENLEPRPPVVTIMGHVDHGKTSLLDAIRETNVIAGEAGGITQHIGAYHVKHEKGTIVFLDTPGHHAFTAMRARGAQVTDIVVLIVAADDGVMPQTKEAIDHARAAGVPIIVAVNKIDKPNADPQKVRTALSELGLVPEEWGGDTIFVDISAKKRININDLLELILLQAELLELKANPKRRAVGTIIESKLDKKRGPVATVLIQKGTLRIGDPFIAGTNSGKVRALFDDKGKRLLSAGPSMPVMVLGFSGVPEAGDTFTVTEDEKAAKQMAIMRLQKKKEASFSAAKKITLEELSEQIKSGIAKELRIILKTDVHGSAQAIEDSLNKLSTSDVKVKIIHSATGGVNESDVILASASNAIIIGFNVRPSAKAVALAEQEKVDMHFYTVIYDLIDEMKSTMEGLLEPRIKEQQIGRAQVREVFHISKVGKVAGSYVLDGKIERNSNVRLVRDNVIIYEGKLASLKRFKDDVKEVPAGYECGIRIENFNDIKVDDIIEAFVREEVKRKL